One Roseomonas sp. OT10 DNA window includes the following coding sequences:
- a CDS encoding ABC transporter substrate-binding protein, translating into MTKTQQTEPGSPTSMVALTRRSLAGAILGAGVLAAGPRTAWAAEKATYLLPAPPFLPAFSPFQIAQKQGYYAAEGVELTFQAGRGGADVAKQVGLGNAEIGGGVGDTSMIVRAQGLPVRAVALLGHRPIFQVAIRKAAGIRDIAGLKGKKIGVIAFQDTSFYALLGTLAALGLKRNDVQIQAVGAAGMTQLMISGDLDAIMATPEWGITIEDANVPLDYHPIDQLFPAMAQAILTSDKLISERPALVRGVVRGTLKAIRDVIADPAAATRVYVSAVPQHAGKEAEIERILRRYAEQVYATPRPEDLGRFDAERIRTVQKFYMENGIIQTAVPVPELYTNEFVG; encoded by the coding sequence ATGACCAAGACCCAGCAGACCGAACCGGGGAGCCCGACGAGCATGGTGGCACTGACGCGACGCAGCCTGGCCGGCGCCATCCTGGGCGCAGGCGTCCTCGCCGCGGGGCCGCGCACGGCCTGGGCGGCGGAGAAGGCGACCTACCTCCTCCCCGCGCCGCCCTTCCTGCCGGCCTTCAGCCCGTTCCAGATCGCCCAGAAGCAGGGCTACTACGCCGCCGAGGGCGTGGAGCTGACCTTCCAGGCCGGGCGCGGCGGCGCCGACGTGGCCAAGCAGGTGGGGCTGGGCAATGCCGAGATCGGCGGCGGCGTCGGCGACACCTCGATGATCGTGCGGGCCCAGGGCCTGCCGGTGCGCGCCGTGGCGCTGCTGGGCCACCGCCCCATCTTCCAGGTCGCCATCCGCAAGGCCGCCGGCATCCGCGACATCGCGGGGCTGAAGGGCAAGAAGATCGGCGTCATCGCCTTCCAGGACACGAGCTTCTACGCCCTGCTCGGCACCCTGGCCGCGCTGGGGCTGAAGCGCAACGACGTGCAGATCCAGGCGGTCGGCGCCGCGGGCATGACGCAGCTGATGATCAGCGGCGACCTCGACGCCATCATGGCGACCCCGGAATGGGGCATCACCATCGAGGACGCGAACGTCCCGCTGGACTACCACCCGATCGACCAGCTCTTCCCCGCCATGGCGCAGGCGATCCTCACCTCGGACAAGCTGATCTCCGAGCGGCCGGCCCTGGTGCGCGGCGTGGTGCGCGGCACGCTGAAGGCGATCCGCGACGTCATCGCCGACCCGGCCGCCGCCACGCGCGTCTACGTCTCCGCCGTGCCGCAGCATGCGGGCAAGGAGGCGGAGATCGAGCGCATCCTCCGCCGCTACGCCGAGCAGGTCTATGCGACGCCCAGGCCCGAGGATCTCGGCCGCTTCGACGCGGAGCGCATCCGCACCGTGCAGAAGTTCTACATGGAGAACGGCATCATCCAGACCGCCGTCCCCGTCCCCGAGCTCTACACCAACGAGTTTGTCGGCTGA
- a CDS encoding ABC transporter permease, with protein sequence MSATASSPVAGAAPRAPLLSGFSSLLLPVAMAGVAVVVLALWQFLPPALGVPRYIIPTVTDMATEMARMAAQESLWMHVASTAAMAVLGFVAGGLLGAACGYALGLSPLWEKVLSPYILALQIAPKVAFAPLFIMWFGYNAWPKLIVTVLVVFFPILVNVLQSMKTADRDLVNLARAYSMSRAQVFWKVLFPASMPNLMAGLRIGATLAVIGVTVGELVGGSVGLGYLITYGEGAANTAMVFNAILLLTVIGIALYWAVAAVEARVLHYIPRRAH encoded by the coding sequence ATGTCCGCCACCGCCTCCTCCCCCGTGGCCGGGGCGGCGCCGCGCGCGCCGCTCCTGTCGGGCTTCTCCTCCCTGCTGCTGCCGGTCGCGATGGCCGGCGTGGCGGTGGTGGTGCTGGCGCTGTGGCAGTTCCTGCCGCCGGCGCTGGGCGTGCCGCGCTACATCATCCCCACCGTGACGGACATGGCGACCGAGATGGCGCGCATGGCGGCGCAGGAGAGCCTGTGGATGCACGTCGCCTCCACCGCCGCCATGGCGGTGCTGGGCTTCGTCGCGGGCGGGCTGCTCGGCGCCGCCTGCGGCTATGCGCTGGGGCTCTCGCCGCTGTGGGAGAAGGTGCTCTCCCCCTACATCCTGGCGCTGCAGATCGCGCCGAAGGTGGCCTTCGCGCCGCTCTTCATCATGTGGTTCGGCTACAACGCCTGGCCCAAGCTGATCGTCACCGTGCTGGTCGTCTTCTTCCCGATCCTGGTGAACGTGCTGCAATCGATGAAGACCGCCGACCGCGACCTGGTGAACCTCGCCCGCGCCTATTCGATGAGCCGCGCGCAGGTCTTCTGGAAGGTGCTCTTCCCCGCCTCCATGCCCAACCTGATGGCCGGGCTGCGCATCGGCGCCACGCTCGCCGTGATCGGCGTGACGGTGGGCGAGCTGGTCGGCGGCTCGGTGGGCCTCGGCTACCTCATCACCTATGGCGAGGGCGCGGCCAACACCGCCATGGTGTTCAACGCCATCCTGCTGCTGACGGTGATCGGCATCGCGCTCTACTGGGCCGTGGCGGCGGTCGAGGCGCGGGTGCTGCACTACATCCCCCGCCGGGCGCACTGA
- a CDS encoding alpha/beta fold hydrolase, which translates to MPGAPITPLRAAGLTGLRRDGGGGALPLVLLHGIGSNARSWERLLDLLDPHATAIAWDAPGYGGSDALAPAAPGPADYAEALERLLDALGLDRVRLVGHSLGCLFAARFAATRADRVATLALLSPALGYGVPPGMPLPAAVQGRIDELERMGPVAFAAARAARLVYRPEEKPEVLAAVRAAMGAVRPDGYAQAVRALGAGDLLADAARIEAPTAVAVGLEDVVTPPANAHRLHDALRHAGALLEVPGAGHALPQERPEAVAALLTETEHG; encoded by the coding sequence GTGCCGGGCGCGCCCATCACCCCCCTCCGCGCCGCCGGCCTGACCGGGCTGCGCCGCGACGGCGGGGGCGGCGCCCTGCCGCTGGTGCTGCTGCACGGCATCGGCAGCAACGCGCGGAGCTGGGAGCGGCTGCTGGACCTGCTCGACCCGCATGCCACGGCCATCGCCTGGGACGCGCCGGGCTATGGCGGCTCCGACGCCCTGGCGCCCGCCGCGCCGGGCCCGGCCGACTACGCCGAAGCGCTGGAGCGGCTGCTGGACGCGCTGGGCCTCGACCGGGTGCGGCTCGTGGGGCATTCGCTCGGCTGCCTCTTCGCCGCCCGCTTCGCCGCGACGCGGGCGGACCGGGTGGCGACGCTGGCCCTGCTCTCCCCGGCGCTGGGCTATGGCGTGCCGCCGGGCATGCCCCTGCCGGCCGCCGTGCAGGGGCGAATCGACGAGCTGGAGCGGATGGGCCCCGTGGCCTTCGCCGCCGCCCGCGCCGCGCGGCTGGTGTACCGGCCGGAAGAGAAGCCGGAGGTGCTGGCCGCCGTGCGCGCTGCGATGGGCGCGGTGCGGCCGGACGGCTACGCCCAGGCCGTGCGCGCCCTGGGTGCCGGGGACCTGCTGGCCGATGCCGCGCGCATCGAGGCGCCGACGGCGGTGGCCGTGGGGCTGGAGGATGTGGTGACGCCGCCCGCCAACGCGCACCGGCTGCACGACGCGCTGCGGCACGCCGGCGCGCTGCTGGAGGTTCCGGGCGCCGGCCATGCCCTGCCGCAGGAGCGGCCGGAGGCGGTCGCGGCGCTGCTGACGGAGACGGAGCATGGGTGA
- a CDS encoding IclR family transcriptional regulator: MGETAEGPEDAYLSAPVQRATRLLRHIAEGDPVTNMARTARELGINRTTLLRLLRTLEAERFIESRGEGQGYRVGLALIGLAAQAFFSQDLVQVSVPVATRLAEALHLSVHLGVPDGREVVYVVRRTPERGAYVSNIRIGSRLPAHAGVMGRIMLANRPWAEVEALYAGVKLPAVTAHTATTLEQLRARLEADRAEGLAWSDGFFEAGISSVAAAVFDTTGAPVAALNASGPTATFHDPARRAEIGAALRAAAEEISCRLGWMKPTGTREDAPAAERQTSRILEAVP; the protein is encoded by the coding sequence ATGGGTGAGACCGCGGAAGGCCCCGAGGACGCCTATCTCTCGGCCCCGGTGCAGCGCGCCACGCGCCTGCTGCGCCACATCGCCGAGGGCGACCCGGTGACCAACATGGCGCGCACCGCGCGCGAGCTGGGCATCAACCGCACCACGCTGCTGCGCCTGCTGCGCACGCTGGAGGCGGAGCGCTTCATCGAATCCCGCGGCGAGGGCCAGGGCTACCGCGTCGGGCTGGCGCTGATCGGCCTCGCGGCGCAGGCCTTCTTCTCCCAGGATCTGGTGCAGGTCTCCGTCCCCGTGGCGACGCGCCTGGCCGAGGCGCTGCACCTCTCCGTCCATCTCGGCGTGCCGGACGGGCGGGAGGTGGTCTATGTCGTCCGCCGCACCCCCGAGCGCGGCGCCTATGTCAGCAACATCCGCATCGGCAGCCGCCTGCCGGCCCATGCCGGGGTGATGGGGCGGATCATGCTGGCGAACCGTCCCTGGGCGGAGGTCGAGGCGCTCTATGCCGGCGTGAAGCTGCCGGCGGTGACGGCGCACACGGCGACCACCCTGGAGCAGCTCCGCGCCCGGCTGGAGGCCGACCGTGCCGAGGGCCTGGCCTGGAGCGACGGCTTCTTCGAGGCGGGGATCAGCTCCGTCGCCGCGGCGGTGTTCGACACGACCGGCGCGCCCGTCGCCGCGCTGAACGCCAGCGGCCCGACCGCGACCTTCCACGACCCGGCGCGGCGGGCGGAGATCGGCGCGGCGCTGCGCGCGGCGGCCGAGGAGATCTCCTGCCGCCTGGGCTGGATGAAGCCGACCGGGACGCGCGAGGATGCTCCCGCGGCAGAGCGGCAGACGAGCAGGATTCTGGAGGCGGTGCCATGA
- a CDS encoding VOC family protein, producing MSERISVDFMRGIAMRAPGVAPTREFYEKNWGMRTVAQGNDGTVYFRGTGPEQWIYALREDSTYGIDYINFGMRTRERVDLLHAQLVAEGVAVSGPPAELSTPGGGYGFTALDPEGRRLRFAADVARHADTDDERALPRKVSHVVLNTPGMESLQAFFEEKLGFRISDYSANAMVFLRCATDMEFSDHHSIALNRGMYASINHVAFEMPSIDSFMRGIGRMRVLGQSPAWGPGRHGPGNNPFAYFVSPSGFVIEFTSEVQQIDEATHQPEVWPRDVPEKMDTWMTAGPPTPAMRTVMAGRPDAGWQTAG from the coding sequence ATGAGCGAACGCATTTCCGTGGACTTCATGCGCGGCATCGCGATGCGCGCCCCCGGCGTGGCGCCGACCCGCGAGTTCTACGAGAAGAACTGGGGGATGCGCACCGTCGCCCAGGGCAATGACGGCACCGTCTACTTCCGCGGCACGGGTCCGGAGCAGTGGATCTACGCGCTGCGCGAGGACAGCACCTACGGTATCGACTACATCAACTTCGGCATGCGCACGCGCGAGCGGGTGGACCTGCTGCACGCCCAGCTCGTCGCCGAGGGCGTGGCGGTGAGCGGCCCGCCGGCCGAGCTCTCCACCCCCGGCGGCGGCTACGGCTTCACCGCGCTCGACCCGGAGGGGCGCCGCCTGCGCTTTGCCGCCGACGTGGCGCGGCATGCGGACACGGATGACGAGCGCGCCCTGCCGCGCAAGGTGTCGCATGTCGTGCTGAACACCCCCGGCATGGAATCGCTCCAGGCCTTCTTCGAGGAGAAGCTGGGCTTCCGCATCAGCGACTACTCGGCCAACGCCATGGTCTTCCTGCGCTGCGCGACGGACATGGAGTTCAGCGACCACCACTCCATCGCGCTGAACCGGGGGATGTACGCCTCCATCAACCACGTCGCCTTCGAGATGCCCTCGATCGACAGCTTCATGCGCGGCATCGGCCGGATGCGGGTGCTGGGCCAGTCGCCGGCCTGGGGGCCGGGGCGGCACGGGCCGGGGAACAACCCCTTCGCCTATTTCGTCTCGCCCTCCGGCTTCGTGATCGAGTTCACCTCCGAGGTGCAGCAGATCGACGAGGCGACGCACCAGCCGGAGGTCTGGCCGCGCGACGTGCCGGAGAAGATGGACACCTGGATGACGGCGGGCCCGCCCACGCCCGCCATGCGCACCGTCATGGCCGGCCGCCCCGATGCCGGCTGGCAGACGGCGGGCTGA
- a CDS encoding SDR family oxidoreductase gives MDLGYSGRTAVVTGGSSGIGLATARLLLAEGARVAICGRDAGRLQAAAASLEGGDRLLAHRCDVLVREEVEGFAAAVAEWSGGAVDLLVNNAGQGRVSTFADTTDADWAEELRLKFFSQVLPLRAFRPLLDRAESPAIVGVNSLLAIQPEPHMVCTSAARAGVQNLLKSLATEFAPRIRVNSVLLGLVDSGQWQRRFEARDDRAQTREQWFGALAAKKGIPLGRLGRPEEPARAILFLGSPAAGYITGASLEVSGGVSRHI, from the coding sequence ATGGACCTCGGCTATTCCGGCCGCACCGCGGTCGTCACCGGCGGTTCCTCCGGCATCGGCCTCGCCACCGCGCGGCTGCTGCTGGCGGAGGGCGCGCGCGTCGCCATCTGCGGCCGCGATGCCGGCCGGCTGCAGGCCGCCGCCGCGTCGCTGGAGGGCGGCGACCGGCTGCTGGCGCATCGCTGCGACGTGCTGGTGCGCGAGGAGGTCGAGGGCTTCGCCGCCGCCGTGGCGGAGTGGTCCGGCGGCGCGGTGGACCTGCTGGTGAACAATGCCGGGCAGGGCCGCGTCTCCACCTTCGCCGACACCACCGATGCCGACTGGGCGGAGGAGCTGCGGCTGAAGTTCTTCTCCCAGGTGCTGCCGCTGCGCGCCTTCCGCCCGCTGCTCGACCGTGCGGAGAGCCCCGCCATCGTCGGCGTGAACTCGCTGCTGGCGATCCAGCCGGAACCGCACATGGTCTGCACCTCCGCCGCGCGGGCGGGGGTGCAGAACCTGCTGAAGTCGCTGGCCACCGAATTCGCGCCGCGCATCCGGGTGAACTCCGTCCTGCTCGGGCTGGTGGATTCCGGCCAGTGGCAGCGCCGCTTCGAGGCGCGCGACGACAGGGCCCAGACGCGCGAGCAGTGGTTCGGCGCGCTGGCGGCGAAGAAGGGCATCCCGCTCGGCCGGCTCGGCCGGCCGGAGGAGCCCGCCCGCGCCATCCTGTTCCTCGGCTCGCCGGCGGCGGGCTACATCACCGGCGCCAGCCTCGAGGTTTCGGGCGGCGTTTCGCGACACATCTGA
- a CDS encoding thiamine pyrophosphate-binding protein: MDVSPLTATRLTEEEPVGDLLARALADLGVTTVFGVISIHNMPILDAIARQGRIRFVPARGEAGAMNMADAFARVSKGLGVVITSTGTGAGNAAGAQVEALTAGSPVLHITSTVDRALMDRDRAAIHDVPRQADMLKAVSKAFHRIWEPSAAVDTLLAAARAALSAPSGPVSLEIPIDVQRAKARGRALPASLHIAPTPPDPALLDEMAALLLRASRPMLWLGGGARGAAAAATALADRGIGIVTSTQGRATVPEDHPHSLGAFNMTPAAAALYARSDLMVVVGSRLRGNETRNNAMPLPQPLVQVDADATQAGRNYPVDLFIPGDARLVLEGLLARLPEKLATDAAFLHDIAIARAQSEGALRSTLGPYQVVADDLLARVAPGRHPFVRDVTLSNSTFGNRYVQLAAPHLGVHALGGGIGQGIAMAIGASMAGEAKTVALVGDGGAMLNIGELATATDMRAPVVFVLMNDRGYGVIRNIQDAQYGGRRHYADLLTPDFAMLCGSIGLRHERVSRIEDFAAALDRGIAFDGPCVVEVDMVSVGPFAESFAGPPAGAAGSVR, encoded by the coding sequence ATGGACGTCTCGCCGCTTACCGCCACCCGCCTGACCGAGGAGGAGCCCGTCGGCGACCTGCTCGCCCGGGCACTCGCCGATCTGGGCGTGACCACCGTCTTCGGGGTCATCTCCATCCACAACATGCCCATCCTGGACGCCATCGCGCGCCAGGGCCGCATCCGCTTCGTCCCCGCGCGCGGCGAGGCGGGCGCCATGAACATGGCCGACGCCTTCGCCCGCGTCTCCAAGGGGCTGGGCGTGGTCATCACCTCCACCGGCACCGGCGCGGGCAATGCGGCCGGCGCGCAGGTGGAGGCGCTGACCGCGGGTTCCCCGGTGCTGCACATCACCAGCACGGTGGACCGCGCCCTGATGGACCGCGACCGCGCCGCCATCCACGACGTGCCGCGCCAGGCGGACATGCTCAAGGCGGTGTCCAAGGCCTTCCACCGCATCTGGGAGCCCTCGGCCGCCGTCGACACGCTGCTGGCCGCCGCCCGCGCCGCGCTGTCGGCGCCGTCGGGCCCCGTCTCGCTGGAGATCCCCATCGACGTGCAGCGGGCCAAGGCCCGCGGCCGCGCCCTGCCGGCCAGCCTGCACATCGCCCCCACCCCGCCGGACCCGGCGCTGCTGGACGAGATGGCGGCGCTGCTGCTGCGCGCCAGCCGCCCGATGCTGTGGCTGGGCGGCGGCGCGCGCGGCGCGGCGGCGGCGGCGACGGCGCTGGCCGATCGCGGCATCGGCATCGTCACCAGCACCCAGGGCCGCGCCACGGTGCCGGAGGACCATCCGCACAGCCTGGGCGCCTTCAACATGACCCCCGCGGCGGCGGCGCTCTACGCCCGCTCCGACCTGATGGTGGTGGTGGGCTCCCGCCTGCGCGGCAACGAGACGCGCAACAACGCCATGCCGCTGCCGCAGCCGCTGGTGCAGGTGGATGCGGACGCCACCCAGGCGGGGCGCAACTACCCGGTGGACCTGTTCATCCCCGGCGATGCGCGGCTGGTGCTGGAGGGGCTGCTCGCCCGCCTGCCGGAGAAGCTGGCGACGGACGCCGCCTTCCTGCACGACATCGCCATCGCCCGGGCGCAGTCGGAGGGCGCGCTGCGCTCCACCCTCGGCCCCTACCAGGTGGTGGCGGACGACCTGCTGGCCCGCGTGGCGCCGGGGCGGCACCCCTTCGTGCGCGACGTGACGCTGTCCAACAGCACCTTCGGCAACCGCTACGTCCAGCTCGCCGCGCCGCACCTCGGCGTGCACGCGCTGGGCGGCGGCATCGGCCAGGGCATCGCCATGGCGATCGGCGCGTCCATGGCCGGCGAGGCGAAGACCGTCGCCCTGGTCGGCGACGGCGGCGCCATGCTGAACATCGGCGAGCTGGCGACGGCCACGGACATGCGCGCGCCCGTGGTCTTCGTGCTGATGAACGACCGCGGCTATGGCGTGATCCGCAACATCCAGGACGCGCAGTACGGCGGCCGGCGCCACTACGCCGACCTGCTGACGCCGGACTTCGCGATGCTCTGCGGCTCCATCGGGCTGCGGCACGAGCGGGTGTCGCGGATCGAGGACTTCGCCGCGGCACTCGACCGCGGCATCGCCTTCGACGGCCCCTGCGTGGTCGAGGTGGACATGGTCTCGGTCGGCCCCTTCGCCGAGAGCTTCGCCGGCCCGCCGGCGGGCGCGGCCGGGAGCGTGCGCTGA
- a CDS encoding aspartate dehydrogenase, with translation MLRRLGLIGAGGMTATLLGALAEGLPAPLEVLTVLVRDAGRARIPRAPRLAERVEIRTDRDAFLADGPQVVAECAGHAAVREHGAAVLEAGCDLVLISSGALADDTLRDALLAAAQRGGGRIGLPAGAVGGIDALGAARLSGLETVTYIGRKPPQAWRGSPAERALDLGALTEAATFYEGTAREAARDYPANANVAATVALAGLGFDRTRVRLVADPAIARNVHEVAVRSAALDFTIRLEGRPSPDNPKTSLTAGYSMARALLNRAAWLEI, from the coding sequence ATGCTGCGGCGGCTGGGGCTGATCGGCGCGGGCGGGATGACGGCCACGCTGCTCGGCGCCCTGGCCGAGGGGCTGCCGGCGCCGCTGGAGGTGCTGACCGTGCTGGTGCGCGATGCGGGCCGGGCGCGCATCCCGCGCGCCCCGCGCCTGGCGGAGCGGGTGGAGATCCGCACCGACCGCGACGCCTTCCTGGCGGACGGGCCGCAGGTGGTGGCGGAGTGCGCGGGCCATGCCGCGGTGCGCGAGCATGGCGCGGCGGTGCTGGAGGCCGGCTGCGACCTCGTCCTCATCTCCTCCGGCGCGCTAGCGGACGACACGCTGCGCGACGCGCTGCTGGCGGCGGCGCAGCGCGGCGGCGGGCGGATCGGCCTGCCGGCCGGCGCCGTGGGCGGGATCGACGCGCTGGGCGCGGCAAGGCTCTCCGGGCTGGAAACCGTCACCTACATTGGCCGCAAGCCGCCCCAGGCCTGGCGCGGCAGCCCGGCCGAGCGGGCGCTGGACCTCGGCGCCCTGACCGAGGCCGCGACCTTCTACGAGGGCACGGCGCGCGAGGCGGCGCGGGACTATCCGGCGAACGCTAATGTCGCGGCGACGGTCGCCCTGGCGGGGCTGGGCTTCGACCGGACCCGGGTGCGGCTGGTGGCCGATCCCGCCATCGCCCGCAACGTCCATGAGGTGGCGGTGCGCTCCGCCGCGCTGGACTTCACCATCCGGCTGGAGGGACGCCCCTCGCCGGACAATCCCAAGACCTCGCTGACGGCGGGGTACAGCATGGCGCGCGCGCTGCTGAACCGCGCCGCGTGGCTGGAGATCTGA
- a CDS encoding aldehyde dehydrogenase: protein MAQMQNLELPDGRIFLGGEWREGRGAEITSLYPADRSVNRVLRGASREDVEEAIARAQAAAADPAWRNLRPHERAAYLYRISEGIARNAERIAQVQSRDTGKTLAETRALAASAAGTFRYFAAVLETEEEAMTPARGDYLTFSVHEPIGVVAGITPWNSPIASDAQKLAPALAAGNAVLMKPASWSPLVSLVLAQIVEEAGLPRGLLSVLPGRGDEVGETLVTHPAVGKVSFTGGTATGRALAEKAARKLMPVSLELGGKSATIVFDDADLDLTLAGVLFGIFSSTGQSCIAGSRLLVQRGVYDRFLERLVAATKALRVGHPADPATQVAPMIRDPHRDSVERYVALAREEGGEILAGGRRPEGAAYEAGIYYLPTIIAGLPNSARVCQEEIFGPVVVVQPFEDEAEAVAIANDSEYGLACGIWTRDQGRAWRVGRSVAAGTVWVNTYKQFSISTPFGGVKDSGLGREKGRQGLRAWMQQKSLYLDTSGRPHPWARLSELGA, encoded by the coding sequence ATGGCGCAGATGCAGAACCTCGAACTCCCCGACGGCCGGATCTTCCTCGGCGGCGAATGGCGCGAGGGGCGGGGGGCGGAGATCACCTCCCTCTACCCCGCCGACCGCAGCGTGAACCGCGTCCTCCGCGGCGCCTCGCGCGAGGATGTGGAGGAGGCGATCGCCCGCGCCCAGGCGGCCGCGGCCGACCCGGCCTGGCGCAACCTGCGCCCGCACGAGCGCGCGGCCTACCTCTACCGGATCAGCGAGGGCATCGCCCGCAACGCCGAGCGCATCGCCCAGGTGCAGAGCCGCGACACGGGCAAGACGCTCGCCGAGACCCGGGCGCTGGCCGCCAGCGCCGCCGGCACCTTCCGCTACTTCGCCGCCGTGCTGGAGACGGAGGAGGAGGCGATGACGCCCGCCCGCGGCGACTACCTGACCTTCTCGGTGCACGAGCCGATCGGCGTGGTGGCGGGGATCACCCCCTGGAACTCGCCCATCGCCTCGGATGCGCAGAAGCTGGCGCCGGCGCTGGCCGCCGGGAACGCCGTGCTGATGAAGCCCGCCTCCTGGAGCCCGCTGGTCTCCCTGGTCCTGGCGCAGATCGTGGAGGAGGCGGGGCTGCCGCGCGGCCTGCTCTCCGTGCTGCCGGGCCGGGGCGACGAGGTGGGCGAGACGCTGGTCACGCATCCGGCGGTGGGCAAGGTCAGCTTCACCGGCGGCACCGCCACCGGCCGCGCCCTGGCGGAGAAGGCGGCGCGCAAGCTGATGCCCGTCTCGCTGGAGCTGGGCGGCAAGTCCGCCACCATCGTCTTCGACGACGCGGACCTGGACCTGACCCTGGCGGGGGTGCTGTTCGGCATCTTCTCCTCCACCGGCCAGTCCTGCATCGCCGGCTCCCGCTTGCTGGTGCAGCGCGGCGTCTACGACCGCTTCCTGGAACGGCTGGTCGCGGCCACGAAGGCGCTGCGCGTCGGCCATCCCGCCGACCCCGCGACGCAGGTGGCGCCGATGATCCGCGACCCGCACCGCGACAGCGTGGAGCGCTACGTCGCCCTCGCGCGCGAGGAGGGGGGCGAGATCCTGGCCGGCGGCCGCCGCCCCGAGGGCGCGGCGTACGAGGCGGGCATCTACTACCTGCCCACCATCATCGCCGGCCTGCCGAATTCCGCCCGCGTGTGCCAGGAGGAAATCTTCGGCCCCGTCGTGGTGGTGCAGCCCTTCGAGGACGAGGCGGAGGCGGTGGCCATCGCCAACGACAGCGAGTACGGCCTCGCCTGCGGGATCTGGACGCGGGACCAGGGCCGCGCCTGGCGGGTCGGGCGGTCGGTCGCGGCCGGCACGGTCTGGGTGAACACCTACAAGCAGTTCTCCATCTCCACCCCCTTCGGCGGCGTGAAGGACAGCGGGCTGGGGCGCGAGAAGGGCCGGCAGGGGCTGCGCGCCTGGATGCAGCAGAAGTCGCTCTACCTCGACACCTCGGGCCGGCCGCATCCCTGGGCCCGCCTGTCGGAGCTGGGGGCATGA
- a CDS encoding PDR/VanB family oxidoreductase gives MNAVSPEAVKAVAVAQTFPARLRRMTWEAPGVLSLDFEAEDGRELPGFEPGAHVDLHLPDGAIRQYSLCGDPADRRHYRIAVRDVKGGRASRFVHRGDLRPGVVVTMGYPRNNFAFDRAGRYLFVAGGIGITPLLPMMRAASAAGAPWTLLFAAKRTADAPFLAEARALGGEVVVHASAEGTRLDVAQRLRDVPADTLLYCCGPDALMTAVEEATGHWVPDSVRFEWFTPRVQAGGGGAESFEVVCANSGLSTRVEPGVSVLEALNELGLAIPCSCEQGVCGTCEVAVLEGEVEHRDSILSSAERASNTIMMTCVSRARSPRLVLDL, from the coding sequence ATGAACGCCGTCTCGCCGGAGGCCGTGAAGGCCGTCGCGGTGGCCCAGACCTTCCCCGCCCGCCTGCGCCGCATGACCTGGGAGGCGCCGGGCGTGCTCTCCCTCGACTTCGAGGCGGAGGACGGGCGCGAGCTGCCGGGCTTCGAGCCGGGCGCGCATGTCGACCTGCACCTGCCGGACGGGGCGATCCGGCAGTACTCGCTCTGCGGCGACCCGGCGGACCGGCGCCACTACCGCATCGCCGTGCGCGACGTGAAGGGCGGCCGGGCCTCGCGCTTCGTCCATCGCGGCGACCTGCGGCCGGGCGTGGTGGTCACCATGGGCTACCCGCGCAACAACTTCGCCTTCGACCGTGCCGGGCGCTACCTCTTCGTCGCGGGCGGCATCGGCATCACGCCGCTGCTGCCGATGATGCGCGCGGCGAGCGCCGCGGGCGCGCCCTGGACCCTGCTCTTCGCCGCCAAGCGCACGGCGGACGCCCCCTTCCTGGCCGAGGCGCGGGCCCTGGGCGGCGAGGTGGTGGTGCACGCCTCGGCCGAGGGCACGCGGCTGGACGTGGCGCAGCGGCTGCGGGACGTCCCGGCGGACACGCTGCTCTACTGCTGCGGCCCCGATGCGCTGATGACCGCGGTGGAGGAGGCGACCGGCCACTGGGTGCCCGACAGCGTGCGCTTCGAATGGTTCACCCCGCGCGTGCAGGCGGGCGGCGGCGGCGCCGAGAGCTTCGAGGTGGTCTGCGCGAATTCCGGCCTCTCCACCCGGGTCGAGCCGGGGGTGAGCGTGCTGGAGGCGCTGAACGAGCTGGGCCTCGCCATCCCCTGCTCCTGCGAGCAGGGCGTCTGCGGCACCTGCGAGGTGGCGGTGCTGGAGGGCGAGGTGGAGCACCGCGACAGCATCCTCTCCTCCGCCGAGCGGGCGTCCAACACCATCATGATGACCTGCGTCTCCCGCGCCAGGTCGCCGCGGCTGGTGCTCGACCTGTGA
- a CDS encoding recombinase-like helix-turn-helix domain-containing protein, producing MNDTYKFPYLEARQHLLREPTEWEDDLAGTIENAFAKGHWELEELVAALNRSRVRPRQGGSWTPENFQAVMRELGA from the coding sequence GTGAACGACACCTACAAGTTCCCCTACCTCGAAGCGCGCCAGCATCTGCTGCGCGAGCCGACGGAGTGGGAGGACGACCTGGCCGGCACCATCGAGAATGCCTTCGCCAAGGGGCATTGGGAGCTGGAGGAGCTGGTGGCCGCGCTGAACCGTTCGCGCGTGCGGCCGCGCCAGGGGGGAAGCTGGACCCCGGAGAACTTCCAGGCCGTGATGCGCGAGCTGGGAGCCTGA